In a genomic window of Oceanispirochaeta sp. M1:
- a CDS encoding RNA-binding domain-containing protein, with the protein MTINQIKELLKQGESLNCEFKEAENELPGNLFETICAFLNTDGGTILLGVTDKGEIKGINPAQKDQMKANLANLSNNPQKLDLPYLLFPKDYEFEGKWIITVQVPLSSQLHKTGGYIYLRSEDGDYRVRGTEQLAGLINRKLGLFSEQKPQPFATIEDLRSELFDKARALMHSYNSRHPWLQLSNEELLKIGGFYTDDKETGKRCLSLAALLFFGNDLAIQRAVPAYKFDCLLRRNDVERYDDRVDVRTNLIDAYDIIMEFIEKHMNDPFYLEGDMRISLRDKIFREAISNVISHRDYISASPGRLMIYKDKVIFDNPCTQHFFGEITPDNLQPYSHNPVICKFMIQLGRFDELGSGVRNINKYLPLYSNGSKPVFNEDKQYFKLVLPLEGPVKGPVKGPVKGPVKGPVKGPVKGPVKGPVKGPVELDNLQRQILSVCKKQALSREEILNQLGIEVSGHFKRKLKSLLEQVYLEYTIPGKPTSRLQKYRLTPKGRKISISIDIDKS; encoded by the coding sequence ATGACAATCAATCAAATAAAAGAACTTCTCAAGCAGGGAGAAAGCCTCAACTGTGAATTCAAAGAAGCAGAGAATGAACTTCCTGGAAATCTATTTGAAACGATTTGTGCTTTTCTCAATACTGATGGTGGAACCATTCTTCTGGGTGTTACTGATAAGGGGGAGATAAAAGGAATTAATCCAGCTCAAAAGGATCAAATGAAAGCCAATCTGGCTAATCTTTCCAATAATCCCCAGAAGCTGGATCTTCCCTATCTCCTTTTTCCCAAGGATTATGAATTTGAAGGTAAGTGGATTATTACAGTGCAGGTGCCTTTAAGCTCACAATTACATAAGACAGGAGGGTATATTTACCTCCGTAGTGAAGACGGTGACTACCGCGTAAGAGGAACGGAGCAGTTAGCTGGACTAATCAACCGCAAGCTGGGACTATTTTCTGAACAAAAGCCCCAGCCTTTTGCAACAATAGAAGATCTGCGGTCTGAGCTTTTTGATAAAGCCAGAGCTTTGATGCACAGCTACAATTCCCGGCATCCCTGGTTACAGTTGAGCAATGAGGAGCTGCTTAAGATCGGGGGATTCTATACAGATGACAAGGAGACGGGTAAAAGGTGCCTTTCACTGGCCGCACTCCTTTTTTTTGGTAATGACCTAGCCATACAGAGAGCTGTTCCGGCTTATAAATTCGATTGTCTTTTACGTCGTAATGATGTGGAACGCTATGATGATCGGGTGGATGTTAGAACTAATCTGATTGATGCCTATGACATTATAATGGAGTTTATTGAAAAGCATATGAATGATCCCTTTTATCTTGAAGGGGATATGCGAATCAGCTTACGTGACAAAATCTTTCGGGAAGCCATTTCCAATGTAATTTCACACCGTGACTATATAAGTGCCTCCCCTGGGCGGCTAATGATCTATAAGGACAAAGTCATCTTTGACAATCCCTGCACTCAGCACTTTTTCGGTGAGATCACACCTGATAATTTACAACCTTATTCCCATAATCCAGTTATCTGTAAATTTATGATCCAGCTGGGACGTTTTGATGAACTCGGTTCTGGAGTGAGGAACATCAATAAATATCTGCCTCTCTACTCAAATGGTTCCAAACCTGTTTTTAATGAGGATAAACAATACTTTAAACTGGTTCTTCCTTTAGAGGGTCCAGTCAAGGGTCCAGTCAAGGGTCCAGTCAAGGGTCCAGTCAAGGGTCCAGTCAAGGGTCCAGTCAAGGGTCCAGTCAAGGGTCCAGTCAAGGGTCCAGTCGAATTGGATAATTTACAGAGACAAATCTTGTCTGTTTGTAAAAAACAGGCCTTATCTCGGGAAGAGATATTAAATCAACTGGGTATAGAAGTTTCCGGTCACTTTAAACGGAAGTTAAAGTCTCTTCTTGAACAAGTGTATCTTGAATATACCATCCCGGGAAAACCGACAAGTCGATTACAAAAATATAGACTAACTCCAAAAGGAAGAAAAATATCAATTTCAATAGACATAGATAAGTCTTAA
- a CDS encoding DEAD/DEAH box helicase family protein, with protein MQLSNKKTELKKLLSETSSNHSDQGEEINNISSPDEKIKLFRSLFSGRDDVYAKRFESAVSGQSGYQPACQNEWKEGICEKPKIKCASCLQRQFIPVSDEIISFHLKGEAPPEETWRKPKPFVMGIYPLLPDETCRFLALDFDKENWQQDVQTFLETCSEEGIPASLERSRSGNGGHVWIFFNEAIQARQARNLGSMLLTKSLDNRPEIGLDSFDRFFPNQDTMPRGGFGNLIALPLQKMARQKKHSVFINEDFQPFEDQWSFLSSIQKMSRHDVDNYLAMAMGNQNSILPVSHDQEDENLPWMKSSKSNYPPIETPLPVSTKVILSNQIFLDYTGLPPILRNRILRLASFSNPEFYKAQAMRLPTWNKPRILHCYEQKGSYIALPIGCLDALKKLLEHYKIKLLFEEKRNKGKTISCKFQGALLDEQQRAAEVLTKYNTGVLSATTAFGKTVLALWLIAERGVNTLVLVHRKQLMDQWVQRAQQFLDLSKKEIGCFGGGRKKRTGILDIAVIQSVSRKGEIVDWLDEYGQIIVDECHHISAVSFEQAIRQSPAYYKLGLSATLTRKDGQHPIIFMNLGDVRYSVSAKKQAATRSFTHKVIPRETDFHVDFAESASDRIQDLFRILAGDESRNDFILSDIKNAIFRKQKILVITERKEHLEQLSKKLKAFTDNLFILQGGLGKKQIKAVMQGIEKITDDQDIVILATGRYLGEGFDLPFLETLFLTFPVSWKGTLTQYAGRLHREYHGKEEVMIYDYVDAQVPVLSRMFQKRIKGYKALGYTIKDS; from the coding sequence ATGCAGCTGTCAAATAAGAAAACCGAACTCAAAAAGCTTCTTTCAGAAACTTCCTCCAATCATTCTGATCAAGGTGAAGAGATTAATAATATTTCATCTCCAGATGAGAAGATAAAGCTGTTTCGTTCTCTCTTCTCTGGCCGGGATGATGTATATGCCAAACGTTTCGAATCTGCTGTTTCCGGTCAATCCGGATATCAGCCTGCCTGCCAGAATGAATGGAAAGAGGGAATTTGTGAAAAACCAAAAATCAAATGTGCCTCCTGTCTCCAGAGGCAGTTTATTCCTGTTAGCGATGAAATCATCTCTTTTCATCTTAAGGGAGAAGCTCCCCCCGAAGAAACCTGGCGTAAACCAAAACCCTTTGTCATGGGAATCTACCCCTTGCTCCCAGATGAAACCTGCCGATTTTTAGCATTAGATTTTGACAAGGAAAACTGGCAGCAAGATGTCCAGACATTTTTAGAAACCTGTAGTGAAGAAGGGATTCCAGCCAGCCTTGAGAGATCTCGCTCTGGGAATGGGGGACATGTATGGATTTTTTTCAACGAAGCGATCCAAGCCCGACAAGCTAGAAATCTAGGCTCTATGCTCCTCACGAAATCCCTGGATAACCGTCCGGAAATCGGTCTCGACTCATTCGACCGATTCTTTCCGAATCAGGACACCATGCCAAGAGGTGGCTTTGGAAATCTAATTGCTTTGCCCCTTCAAAAGATGGCCAGGCAAAAAAAACATTCAGTGTTTATAAATGAAGACTTCCAACCTTTTGAAGATCAATGGAGCTTCCTCTCTTCCATCCAGAAGATGAGTAGACACGATGTTGATAATTACCTTGCGATGGCCATGGGAAATCAAAACTCTATACTACCCGTATCCCATGATCAGGAGGATGAGAATCTTCCCTGGATGAAATCATCAAAATCCAACTATCCTCCAATTGAAACTCCACTTCCTGTATCCACCAAGGTAATCCTCTCAAATCAGATATTTTTGGATTACACAGGTCTACCCCCTATTCTCAGAAATAGAATACTGAGGCTTGCTTCATTCTCTAATCCCGAATTCTACAAGGCCCAAGCCATGAGATTACCGACCTGGAATAAACCTCGGATTCTCCATTGTTATGAACAAAAAGGATCTTATATTGCTCTTCCAATAGGCTGCCTTGATGCTTTAAAGAAACTCTTAGAGCATTATAAAATTAAACTCCTATTTGAAGAGAAAAGAAATAAGGGAAAGACCATAAGCTGTAAATTTCAGGGGGCGCTTCTTGATGAACAGCAACGGGCCGCTGAAGTACTTACTAAATACAACACCGGTGTTCTTTCGGCAACAACAGCGTTTGGTAAAACCGTTCTGGCTTTATGGCTCATCGCAGAGAGGGGAGTAAATACTCTTGTTCTTGTCCATCGCAAGCAGCTTATGGATCAATGGGTCCAAAGAGCTCAGCAATTTCTAGATCTTTCAAAAAAAGAGATCGGTTGTTTTGGTGGAGGTCGCAAGAAACGAACAGGGATACTGGATATCGCCGTCATACAAAGTGTTAGCCGTAAAGGGGAAATTGTAGATTGGCTTGATGAATATGGACAGATCATCGTTGATGAGTGTCATCATATATCTGCCGTCTCCTTTGAACAGGCCATCCGGCAGAGTCCCGCATATTACAAACTCGGATTATCGGCAACTCTCACCCGTAAGGATGGACAGCATCCGATCATATTCATGAACCTGGGAGATGTTCGCTACTCTGTGAGTGCTAAGAAGCAAGCTGCTACCAGATCTTTTACGCATAAGGTGATCCCCAGAGAGACTGACTTCCATGTAGACTTTGCTGAGAGCGCTTCTGATAGGATACAGGATCTGTTTAGGATTCTTGCTGGTGATGAAAGCAGAAATGATTTTATTCTTTCAGACATCAAGAATGCCATTTTCAGGAAGCAGAAGATACTTGTCATTACTGAACGAAAAGAACACCTGGAGCAGCTTTCAAAAAAACTGAAAGCATTCACAGACAATCTGTTTATCCTCCAAGGTGGGTTGGGTAAAAAGCAAATTAAAGCTGTAATGCAAGGTATCGAGAAGATTACTGATGATCAAGATATCGTAATTCTCGCGACTGGTCGCTATCTAGGTGAGGGCTTCGATCTTCCCTTTCTCGAGACTCTTTTTCTTACTTTCCCTGTGTCCTGGAAAGGGACTCTGACTCAGTATGCCGGACGCCTTCACAGAGAATACCATGGGAAAGAAGAGGTTATGATTTACGATTATGTAGATGCGCAGGTGCCTGTCCTTTCAAGGATGTTTCAGAAACGTATAAAGGGATATAAGGCTTTAGGATACACAATAAAGGATAGTTGA
- a CDS encoding DUF6088 family protein: protein MDKVTVKVESYVKHLNYGEVFTFRTVLKHTNNAPKDTVNHALKKEINNNNIIHIRKGIYAKPKMSRFGPLPIGPDKVVQVLAKENRAAIYPSGAFALNALGLTTQIPMTHSYIATKRISSFKHSSGQVSIRYSQALSKAVTIFRGVNKDEKDRAILFWISLEYLGDREANTMHESLKKVFNNLSPKTQEKFIKSLGRKLAWSEKILI from the coding sequence ATGGATAAAGTAACAGTCAAAGTAGAATCATATGTCAAGCATCTCAATTATGGGGAAGTATTTACTTTCAGAACTGTGTTGAAACATACAAATAATGCTCCCAAAGATACGGTGAATCATGCTCTTAAAAAAGAGATCAATAATAATAACATTATCCATATAAGAAAAGGCATCTATGCTAAGCCAAAAATGAGTCGATTCGGTCCTCTTCCTATTGGACCTGATAAAGTGGTTCAGGTATTAGCCAAGGAAAATAGAGCAGCAATATATCCCTCTGGTGCCTTTGCTTTAAATGCTCTTGGCCTTACAACTCAAATTCCCATGACCCATTCCTATATAGCAACGAAACGAATCTCGTCGTTTAAGCATTCATCAGGACAAGTCTCCATACGCTATTCTCAGGCTCTGTCGAAAGCAGTTACCATCTTCCGTGGAGTGAACAAGGATGAGAAGGATAGAGCTATTTTATTCTGGATATCACTGGAGTATCTTGGTGATCGAGAGGCTAACACTATGCATGAATCATTAAAGAAGGTTTTTAATAATCTATCTCCTAAAACCCAGGAGAAATTTATTAAGTCTCTCGGCCGCAAATTGGCCTGGTCAGAAAAGATTCTTATATAG
- a CDS encoding tyrosine-type recombinase/integrase encodes MRYREPFTVYPRKMKSGLIVWYYQTYDEFNKRNSARSTGQTIKSAARAYCRKLEKEDLLVPNSLNNLTFGEFAIGWWVTGKCKYLEYRKSRRTLSYNYIKACSQITQNHIIPYFQDYKIRSIKRFHVEKWIDYLVGLGISNSSVNIYSRVFHLMMAEAVRREILLTDVTKNIPALKNSSKPKGIFSQEIVAKLFDRNKIEKNWLCKEYYYANLLAACTGMRMSEVVGLQNKDIFPGYIAVTKQYIRGIGIQPTKNKKSREIPIPPELEKELRALSDGGADSFVLSIDGKGNPLTHNYVLSNLKKALHNIGISENEQKKMNYSFHSWRHYFNTLMRSHDISDSKLQSLTGHSSMAMTDHYTHFNHSDFQDVGAVQAQIFTLTDVTGS; translated from the coding sequence ATGAGATACAGAGAGCCCTTCACGGTATATCCAAGAAAGATGAAGTCCGGTCTGATTGTCTGGTACTACCAGACTTATGATGAATTTAACAAGAGAAACAGCGCCAGGTCAACTGGGCAGACAATAAAATCTGCTGCCAGGGCCTACTGCAGAAAACTTGAGAAAGAAGACTTATTGGTTCCCAATAGTCTGAATAACCTGACTTTTGGGGAGTTTGCTATTGGCTGGTGGGTCACGGGCAAGTGTAAATATTTAGAGTACAGAAAGTCCCGAAGAACTCTGAGTTACAATTACATCAAAGCTTGTTCCCAGATAACGCAAAACCACATAATTCCCTACTTTCAGGATTACAAGATCAGATCCATCAAGAGATTTCATGTGGAAAAATGGATAGATTATCTAGTTGGATTGGGAATTTCAAACTCTTCTGTAAATATCTATTCCAGGGTATTTCATTTAATGATGGCGGAGGCAGTCAGAAGGGAGATTCTATTAACTGATGTAACAAAGAATATCCCTGCCCTGAAAAACAGTTCCAAACCTAAAGGCATCTTTTCTCAGGAGATTGTAGCCAAGCTATTTGATCGTAATAAGATTGAAAAGAACTGGTTATGCAAAGAGTACTATTACGCCAATCTTCTGGCAGCCTGCACCGGAATGAGAATGAGTGAAGTTGTCGGCTTACAGAACAAGGATATCTTTCCAGGCTATATTGCTGTCACAAAACAATATATTAGAGGCATCGGCATCCAGCCCACAAAGAATAAAAAGTCCAGGGAGATACCCATCCCTCCTGAATTGGAAAAGGAGTTGAGGGCATTATCAGATGGAGGCGCGGATTCTTTTGTTCTATCGATTGATGGGAAAGGAAATCCCCTGACTCATAACTATGTTCTAAGTAATCTGAAAAAAGCTTTACATAATATTGGTATTTCAGAGAACGAACAGAAAAAGATGAATTACTCATTCCATAGCTGGCGGCACTATTTCAATACCCTTATGCGGAGCCATGATATCTCTGACAGCAAGCTGCAGAGTCTCACCGGTCACAGTTCAATGGCCATGACTGACCACTACACCCATTTCAATCATAGTGACTTTCAGGATGTGGGGGCAGTACAGGCACAGATTTTTACTCTCACAGATGTTACAGGATCATAA
- a CDS encoding DUF1893 domain-containing protein: MNLSVSHHNEIIFSNDGHWLHPLFALEDFLDSADYSPSELYLTDKLIGRGAAVLIHRMGIRRCHGLTVSSRGLSYFNRMSVECSYDNLVEKLDCQTELILTDDMSSEEAYAELCRRAGRP; encoded by the coding sequence TTGAATTTAAGTGTTTCCCATCACAACGAAATAATATTCAGCAATGACGGCCACTGGCTGCATCCTCTTTTTGCCTTAGAGGATTTTCTTGATTCAGCAGATTACAGTCCCTCCGAACTTTATCTGACTGACAAGCTGATCGGCAGGGGTGCTGCCGTCCTGATTCACAGAATGGGTATACGCCGTTGTCACGGTCTGACTGTCAGCTCAAGGGGCCTCTCATATTTTAATAGAATGAGTGTGGAATGCAGTTATGATAATCTGGTGGAGAAGCTGGATTGCCAGACAGAGTTAATTCTTACAGATGATATGAGCTCTGAAGAGGCTTATGCCGAACTCTGCCGCAGAGCAGGCAGACCCTGA
- a CDS encoding metal ABC transporter ATP-binding protein, with amino-acid sequence MNPVLEIRDLHIRRQNREVLKGAELCLGKGEAAVLSGSNGCGKTTLLRCIAGLLPSDQGAVTILGMELKSSEWKKNRHHLAYVSQELQSRDFPVTVEEMAATGLAGISMSASKRKTTIAKALEDTGCISLKDRYFFSLSGGERQRVALARCLCQGARILLLDEPLTYLDKEGRRSFSILLENIRRNYGITILLVTHTEDELSAVGWKRIHLEDGILEMIK; translated from the coding sequence ATGAATCCTGTCCTCGAGATCCGTGACCTGCATATTCGAAGACAGAACCGTGAGGTTCTGAAGGGTGCAGAACTCTGCCTTGGAAAAGGGGAGGCTGCAGTTCTCAGCGGTTCCAACGGCTGCGGTAAAACAACACTCCTCCGCTGTATTGCAGGTCTTCTACCCAGTGATCAGGGGGCTGTTACAATTCTCGGAATGGAATTGAAGAGCAGCGAATGGAAAAAAAACAGACACCACCTTGCCTATGTTTCTCAGGAACTCCAGAGTCGTGATTTTCCGGTAACAGTAGAAGAGATGGCGGCAACCGGGCTTGCCGGAATATCGATGTCTGCATCCAAGCGTAAAACAACTATTGCAAAAGCTCTTGAAGATACAGGGTGTATCTCTCTGAAAGACAGATATTTCTTTTCATTATCAGGAGGAGAAAGGCAGAGAGTCGCATTGGCACGCTGTCTCTGTCAGGGTGCCCGAATCCTGCTGCTGGATGAGCCCCTGACTTATCTCGATAAAGAGGGGCGTAGAAGTTTCTCTATCCTTCTTGAGAATATCCGAAGGAATTACGGAATAACAATCCTCCTTGTGACTCATACTGAAGATGAACTGAGCGCTGTCGGCTGGAAAAGAATCCATCTTGAAGACGGAATACTGGAGATGATTAAATGA
- a CDS encoding metal ABC transporter permease: MMELLLFPPVLRGFISLLVAGFCLPVTGVFILRLNLLNLRFMLMHGVMLAGAIALSASLDPLLCAVGINLFLVLLITAMSRRSNIPTGGLTTFFMVISVGVAMLLIYKNRVPVQDTMNLLWGSIFALTNRDFYFLLVFCVVILLFIVLKYRQIAAVLIDPETARTAGVNEPLLFYMIMILTGISIAFAMRLVGALLLDAIVLLPAMTAVSFSRSLKSMFLTAMLSGFLYSLGGFILALKADLPVSSGVILVAGVCFGITYLIRTLYEKYH, translated from the coding sequence ATGATGGAACTCCTCTTATTCCCACCCGTTCTCCGCGGATTCATATCTCTGTTGGTAGCTGGTTTCTGCCTTCCTGTTACAGGTGTATTCATTCTCCGTCTGAATCTACTTAATCTCCGTTTTATGCTGATGCACGGGGTCATGCTGGCCGGAGCGATTGCACTCTCAGCCTCCCTGGATCCTCTTCTCTGTGCTGTGGGAATCAATCTTTTTCTGGTACTGCTGATCACCGCCATGTCCCGGCGTTCCAATATACCTACCGGAGGGCTGACTACTTTTTTTATGGTAATATCCGTAGGTGTGGCCATGCTTCTTATCTATAAAAACCGTGTACCCGTACAGGATACGATGAATCTTCTCTGGGGCAGCATATTCGCTCTGACAAACCGGGATTTTTATTTTCTGCTTGTATTCTGTGTTGTTATTCTGCTGTTTATTGTATTGAAATACAGACAGATTGCGGCTGTTTTAATAGATCCTGAAACTGCCAGAACAGCCGGAGTCAATGAGCCTCTTCTGTTTTACATGATTATGATTCTTACAGGAATCTCCATCGCCTTTGCCATGCGCCTTGTGGGTGCGCTGCTGCTGGATGCAATTGTACTCCTGCCGGCCATGACAGCAGTCTCTTTTTCCCGTTCACTTAAATCCATGTTTCTTACAGCCATGCTTTCAGGATTTCTCTATAGTCTGGGTGGTTTTATTTTGGCTCTTAAGGCAGATCTACCAGTCAGTTCAGGAGTCATCCTGGTTGCGGGAGTCTGTTTTGGAATAACATACTTAATAAGGACTTTATATGAAAAATATCACTAG